From Apium graveolens cultivar Ventura chromosome 9, ASM990537v1, whole genome shotgun sequence, the proteins below share one genomic window:
- the LOC141685277 gene encoding uncharacterized protein LOC141685277, with protein MDKSWISKDRDSLEYEIVVENFLICAEENADDSRKIPYPCGGCCNFKKFSVKIIRVHLYENGFSLGYTEWIWHGEKCVETRSSAGSTYPPPPVPDNFAAIQTKNDCDAAYGTGDYDEEAYEFKRFVADVEQPLFEGSDYTKLESILKLHNWKSRFGISDVAFTKLLSSVGSFLPTGHVFPVNAYEAKKNLSDLGLDYIKFHACPNDCILYRGIYIESFKCPKCNLSRWKLGKDGRVKTNIPAKVVWYFPIIPRFKRLFKSASTAEMMIWHSYHRIRDGLMRHPAASPSWRNVDHRWPSFGSESGNLHLALSADGINPHNNGLPNRYTCWLVRKFMMLTLLVSGPHEPGNNMDVYLQPMIDDLKSLWEEGEPDGFDANTKTYFTLRAMLLWKINDFPAYGNLFGCANKGYMACPVCCEDTIAKYLTHSRKMCYQGHYRYLPRHHPYRRQKTSFNGEQENGHARQPLSREEVLVEQQ; from the exons ATGGATAAGTCGTGGATTTCGAAAGATAGGGATTCATTAGAGTACGAAATAGTGGTAGAAAATTTCTTGATCTGTGCGGAAGAAAATGCAGATGATTCTAGGAAAATTCCTTATCCATGTGGAGGGTGttgtaattttaaaaaattctctgTAAAAATAATTAGGGTTCATTTGTACGAGAATGGTTTTAGTTTAGGGTATACCGAATGGATTTGGCACGGGGAAAAATGTGTTGAAACTAGGTCTTCAGCTGGTAGTACATACCCTCCACCCCCTGTGCCGGACAATTTTGCTGCCATACAAACAAAAAACGATTGTGACGCAGCATATGGTACGGGTGATTATGATGAAGAGGCGTATGAGTTCAAGAGGTTTGTGGCCGACGTCGAACAACCTCTGTTTGAGGGTAGTGACTATACTAAGTTAGAATCGATATTGAAATTGCACAACTGGAAATCGAGGTTTGGTATTAGCGATGTCGCCTTCACCAAGCTACTGTCTTCTGTTGGCTCTTTCCTTCCTACTGGTCATGTTTTTCCGGTTAATGCATATGAAGCCAAAAAGAACCTATCTGATCTAGGACTAGACTATATAAAGTTCCATGCGTGTCCGAATGATTGCATACTATATAGAGGTATATATATTGAGTCTTTTAAGTGCCCCAAGTGTAATTTATCTCGATGGAAACTGGGGAAGGATGGCAGAGTTAAAACTAATATTCCAGCCAAAGTTGTATGGTACTTCCCCATTATTCCCAGATTTAAGCGATTGTTTAAATCTGCTTCTACTGCTGAAATGATGATTTGGCATTCGTACCACCGCATTCGAGATGGCCTGATGCGCCATCCAGCTGCCTCTCCTTCTTGGAGGAATGTCGATCACAGGTGGCCTAGCTTTGGTAGTGAATCCGGAAATCTTCACTTAGCTTTGTCAGCCGATGGTATAAATCCACATAATAATGGACTGCCCAATAGGTATACCTGCTGGCTAGTG aggaagtttatgatgttaacattatTGGTTTCGGGTCCACATGAGCCGGGAAATAATATGGACGTATATCTACAACCAATGATCGATGACCTGAAAAGTCTTTGGGAAGAAGGGGAACCAGATGGCTTCGACGCGAATACTAAAACTTATTTCACTTTAAGAGCAATGCTGTTGTGGAAAATAAATGACTTTCCCGCATATGGGAATTTATTTGGTTGCGCTAATAAGGGGTATATGGCATGTCCAGTATGCTGCGAAGATACTATAGCTAAGTATTTGACTCATAGTAGGAAAATGTGCTACCAAGGTCATTATAGGTACTTGCCGCGACATCATCCATATAGGAGGCAGAAGACAAGTTTTAATGGAGAACAAGAGAATGGACACGCACGTCAACCCCTTTCCAGAGAAGAAGTATTAGTAGAGCAGCAATAA